In Diabrotica undecimpunctata isolate CICGRU chromosome 4, icDiaUnde3, whole genome shotgun sequence, a single genomic region encodes these proteins:
- the LOC140438923 gene encoding uncharacterized protein has protein sequence MDKVCQYCQALKFRNEAAGMCCASGKVVLSPLPAPPEPLLSLLTGNSDDSKLFLRKIRKFNSCFQMTSFGATKICDRASDGRNFETTFKIQGQVYHKIGSLMPMPDNNPKFLQIYFMGDCEERVTTRCLYNFIEQAEERAIVILLENFLEDHNQLIQLIKRVSPRLQNDNYQIVIKADKVLLGEHAGRFNAPTTVDEVAVIMVGDPVDKRSIKITRRDNTVSTISDLHRSYDALQYPLIFWQGQDEYHLNIKQYDPNTGDYRNNKVSSMKYYAYRIMVRQHQDNYILRYRQLFHQYIVDMYAKVESERLRFLRFNQAKLRSEEYIHLRDAVAGNIDGNLNPNDIGNAFILPSSYIGSPRNMQEYIQDAMTYVRHYGRPDLFITFTCNPNWEDIQTLLLPGQQAIHRHDLTARVFKQKLKSLIDFIVKYSIFGITRCWLYTIEWQKRGLPHAHILVWLKDIIRPEEIDQIISAEIPDPLIDQELFDIVTKHMIHGPCGAFNMTSPCMENGKCKKKFPKPHTNDTITDIDGYPMYHRRSTENGGHTFTMRLPNFPNQVEFDNQWVVPYSPLLSKTYKAHINVELCSSVKSIKYICKYVNKGSDLAIFEVQNINKNDEIARYQMGRYISSNEAIWHILSFPIHERDPAVQHLAIHLENGQRVYFTEENVLQRAFEAPKTTLIEFFTLCQKPDVFGQFAKTLVFGDVPRYFTWNKSSKKWEPRKQGKPHPSITGIFKAKTLGRLYTVHPKQRECFYLRLLLVNVPGPTSFEFLRTVNGRVFNTYQDACRELQLLEDDNHWDLTLADAALTSTPNNIRQLFAIILTTCYPSQAQTLWEKYKNCMTEDILHRIRQTNQCKNIDYTPEMYNEALVLIEDLCVLISNLPLNHYGMPSPNRPSTDLVNTDLQRENQYDHGSLATIIMNSEPLLTVEQKIIYDRIMLAVAAEQGGFFFLGCTRWNRELPYELANKYKLAIPPQWEQNQIAAEDWFRRFMKQQPQLSLRCAKPTSLARTTSFNENNVSCLFDTLQKVMDKYKFELKDIYNVDETADGCKKVNFS, from the exons ATGGATAAAGTATGTCAATATTGTCAGGCATTGAAATTTCGGAATGAAGCAGCCGGCATGTGCTGCGCATCAGGAAAAGTTGTGCTGTCACCTCTACCCGCTCCGCCGGAGCCTTTATTATCCCTTCTTACTGGCAATTCAGATGATTCCAAATTATTTTTGCGTAAGATACGCAAATTTAATTCTTGCttccaaatgacgtcatttggggcAACTAAAATTTGCGATCGTGCATCCGATGGACGTAATTTTGAAACTACATTCAAAATTCAAGGCCAGGTGTACCATAAAATCGGATCACTGATGCCAATGCCTGATAACAATCCGaaatttcttcaaatttattttatggGCGATTGTGAAGAGCGCGTGACGACTCGGTGCCTGTATAATTTTATTGAACAAGCAGAGGAAAGAGCAATTGTGatattattggaaaattttttagaaGATCACAATCAACTAATTCAATTGATCAAAAGAGTTTCGCCACGACTGCAAAATGACAATTATCAAATCGTCATAAAAGCCGACAAAGTACTATTAGGTGAACATGCTGGTAGATTCAACGCTCCAACTACTGTTGATGAGGTTGCTGTTATCATGGTTGGTGATCCAGTTGACAAAAGATCTATAAAAATTACACGGCGAGACAACACTGTCAGTACGATTTCGGATCTACACCGTTCATATGACGCACTACAATATCCATTGATATTTTGGCAAGGACAAGATGAATATCACCTTAATATCAAACAGTATGATCCAAATACCG gtgaTTACAGAAATAATAAAGTTAGCTCAATGAAATACTACGCATACCGAATAATGGTTAGGCAACATCAAGACAATTATATCCTTCGATATCGTCAGCTGTTCCATCAATACATTGTTGATATGTATGCTAAGGTCGAAAGCGAACGCTTGCGATTCCTTCGATTCAACCAGGCAAAACTACGATCGGAAGAATATATTCACTTACGAGATGCTGTTGCTGGAAACATCGATGGAAATTTAAATCCCAATGACATCGGTAATGCTTTCATTTTACCTTCAAGCTACATCGGCAGTCCACGGAACATGCAGGAATACATACAAGATGCGATGACTTACGTACGTCATTACGGCCGACcggatttatttattacattcaCATGTAATCCGAATTGGGAAGATATACAAACTTTACTATTGCCAGGACAACAAGCCATTCATCGTCATGATTTAACTGCACGTGTgtttaaacaaaaattgaaatccttaattgattttattgttaaatattcaATTTTTGGTATCACACGTTGTTGGCTGTATACGATAGAGTGGCAAAAGCGAGGTTTGCCTCATGCCCACATTTTGGTTTGGCTTAAAGATATAATCCGTCCTGAAGAAATCGATCAAATAATTTCAGCCGAAATTCCAGACCCATTAATTGatcaagaattatttgatattgtcacCAAACACATGATCCATGGGCCATGCGGTGCTTTCAACATGACGTCACCGTGCATGGAAaatggaaaatgtaaaaaaaaattcccAAAGCCGCATACGAATGACACGATCACGGATATTGATGGTTATCCAATGTATCACCGCAGAAGTACTGAGAATGGTGGCCACACATTTACAATGCGACTGCCGAACTTTCCAAATCAAGTTGAGTTTGATAATCAGTGGGTGGTACCATACTCACCACTACTTTCAAAAACTTACAAAGCTCATATCAATGTTGAGCTTTGCAGTTCTGTTAAATCAATAAAgtatatttgtaaatatgtaaataaaggCAGTGATTTAGCCATATTTGAAgtacaaaacataaataaaaatgacgaaaTAGCACGATACCAAATGGGCAGATACATTAGCAGCAATGAAGCTATTTGGCATATTCTCAGCTTTCCCATCCACGAAAGAGATCCTGCTGTCCAACATCTGGCAATACATCTTGAAAACGGTCAACGTGTATACTTCACTGAAGAAAATGTTCTCCAAAGAGCGTTTGAAGCTCCGAAAACGACTCTAATTGAATTTTTTACATTGTGTCAAAAACCTGATGTTTTTGGCCAATTCGCGAAGACATTGGTGTTTGGTGATGTTCCACGTTATTTCACATGGAACAAATCCAGTAAAAAATGGGAGCCACGGAAACAAGGAAAACCACATCCTTCCATTACAGGCATATTCAAAGCTAAGACATTGGGGAGACTTTACACGGTACATCCAAAGCAACGTGAGTGCTtctatttacgtttgttattggTGAATGTTCCTGGACCAACGTCTTTTGAATTTTTACGAACAGTTAATGGTCGAGTATTCAATACATACCAGGATGCATGTCGTGAACTGCAATTGCTAGAAGACGATAACCATTGGGACTTAACGCTTGCTGATGCTGCGTTGACATCAACACCGAATAACATTCgtcagttgtttgcaattattttgACGACATGTTATCCCTCGCAAGCACAAACTTTgtgggaaaaatataaaaattgtatgaCAGAAGACATCTTGCACCGAATTAGACAAACAAATCAATGTAAAAACATAGATTATACACCAGAGATGTACAATGAAGCATTGGTCTTGATCGAGGATTTATGTGTTCTTATTTCAAATTTACCACTTAATCATTATGGTATGCCATCACCTAATCGTCCATCCACCGACTTAGTCAATACCGATTTACAACGAGAAAATCAATATGACCATGGAAGTTTAGCAACAATTATCATGAACAGTGAACCATTACTGACAGtagaacaaaaaattatttatgatcggATTATGCTGGCTGTTGCTGCTGAACAAGgcggttttttttttcttggatgCACCCGGTGGAACCG AGAGTTGCCATATGAATTAGCCAATAAATATAAGTTAGCAATACCACCACAGTGGGAGCAAAACCAGATAGCTGCAGAAGATTGGTTCCGCAGATTTATGAAGCAACAACCCCAACTCTCGTTAAGGTGCGCAAAACCAACAAGTTTAGCTCGTACCACTAGTTTTAACGAGAATAATGTTTCCTGTCTTTTTGATACTTTGCAGAAAGTTATGGACAAATATAAATTCGAACTTAAAGACATATACAATGTCGATGAGACTGCGGATGGATGCAAGAAAGTGAATTTCTCTTAA